The following proteins come from a genomic window of Pseudomonas putida:
- a CDS encoding MMPL family transporter — translation MNLSGPFIRRPVATMLLSLAIMLLGGVSFGLLPVAPLPQMDFPVIVVSANLSGASPEVMASTVATPLERKLGSIAGVTTLTSSSSQGSTRVIIGFEMGRDIDGAAREVQAAINATRNLLPSGMRSMPTYKKINPSQAPIMVLSLTSDVLQKGQLYDLADTILSQSLAQVSGVGEVQIGGSSLPAVRIAVEPQLLNQYNLSLDEVRTAVSNANQRRPMGFVEDAERNWQVRANDQLESAKDYEPVVIRQQNGTILRLSDVATVTDGVENRYNSGFFNDQAAVLLVVNRQTGANIIETVDQIKAQLPALQSLLPASVQLNVAMDRSPVIKATLKEAEHTLLIAVVLVILVVYLFLGSLRASLIPSLAVPVSLVGTFAVMYLCGFSLNNLSLMALILATGLVVDDAIVVLENISRHIENGQPPMKAAFLGAKEVGFTLLSMNVSLVAVFVSILFMGGIVRNLFQEFSITLAAAIIVSLVVSLTLTPMLCARWLKPHKAEQSRLQRWSDKLHQRMVAAYDRSLGWALRHKRLTLLSLLATIGINIALYVVVPKTLMPQQDTGQLMGFIRGDDGLSFSVMQPKMEIYRRALLADPAVQSVAGFIGGNSGTNNAFVLVRLKPISERKIDAQKVIERLRKELPKVPGGRLFLMADQDLQLGGGGRDQTSSQYLYTLQSGDLSALREWFPKVVAALRALPELTAIDARDGAGTQQVTLVVDRDQAKRLGIDMDMVTAVLNNAYSQRQISTIYDSLNQYQVVLEINPKYAWDPSTLEQVQVITADGARVPLSTIAHYENSLANDRVSHEGQFASEDIAFDVAEGYSPDQAMAALERAVARLGLPEEVIAKLGGTADAFAKTQQGQPFMILGALLLVYLVLGILYESYIHPLTILSTLPSAGVGALLALYVTGGEFSLISLLGLFLLIGVVKKNAILMIDLALQLERHHGFSPEESIRRACLLRLRPILMTTLAAILGALPLLLSQAEGAEMRQPLGLTIIGGLVFSQILTLYTTPVVYLYLDRLRHRFNRWRGVRTDAALETPL, via the coding sequence ATGAACCTGTCCGGGCCTTTCATCCGTCGCCCGGTGGCGACCATGCTGTTGAGCCTGGCGATCATGCTGCTGGGTGGGGTCAGCTTTGGCTTGCTGCCGGTGGCGCCACTGCCGCAAATGGACTTCCCGGTGATCGTGGTGTCGGCGAACCTGTCTGGTGCCAGCCCCGAGGTCATGGCTTCGACCGTGGCCACACCGCTGGAACGCAAGCTCGGCAGCATCGCCGGTGTCACCACGCTCACCAGCAGCTCCAGCCAGGGGTCGACACGGGTAATCATCGGCTTCGAGATGGGCCGTGACATTGATGGCGCAGCCCGTGAGGTGCAAGCGGCGATCAACGCAACCCGCAACCTGCTGCCCAGCGGCATGCGCAGCATGCCCACCTACAAGAAGATCAACCCGTCGCAGGCGCCGATCATGGTGCTGTCGCTGACCTCGGATGTATTGCAGAAAGGCCAGCTGTATGACCTGGCCGACACCATCCTTTCACAGAGCCTGGCTCAGGTATCGGGGGTAGGGGAGGTGCAGATCGGTGGCAGTTCGCTGCCGGCCGTGCGCATTGCCGTCGAGCCGCAACTGCTCAACCAGTACAACCTGTCGCTGGACGAGGTGCGCACTGCGGTGTCCAACGCCAACCAGCGCCGGCCCATGGGCTTTGTCGAGGACGCCGAGCGTAACTGGCAGGTGCGGGCCAACGACCAGCTGGAAAGCGCCAAGGACTACGAGCCGGTGGTGATTCGCCAGCAGAACGGCACCATTTTGCGCCTGTCTGACGTAGCGACCGTCACCGACGGCGTTGAAAACCGTTACAACAGCGGCTTCTTCAACGACCAGGCAGCGGTGCTGCTGGTGGTCAACCGCCAGACCGGCGCCAACATCATCGAAACGGTCGACCAGATCAAGGCCCAGCTACCGGCACTGCAGTCGCTGCTGCCAGCCAGCGTGCAATTGAACGTGGCCATGGACCGCTCGCCCGTGATCAAGGCCACCCTCAAAGAGGCCGAGCACACCCTGCTGATCGCCGTGGTGCTGGTGATCCTGGTGGTCTACCTGTTCCTCGGCAGCCTGCGCGCCTCGCTGATCCCCAGCCTGGCGGTGCCGGTATCGCTGGTGGGGACATTCGCGGTCATGTACCTGTGCGGTTTCTCGCTCAACAACCTGTCGCTGATGGCGCTGATCCTTGCCACCGGGCTGGTGGTGGACGATGCCATCGTGGTGCTGGAAAACATCTCCAGGCACATCGAGAACGGCCAGCCGCCGATGAAGGCGGCCTTCCTGGGCGCCAAGGAAGTGGGCTTCACCTTGCTGTCGATGAACGTGTCGCTGGTGGCGGTGTTTGTCTCCATCCTGTTCATGGGCGGCATCGTGCGCAACCTGTTCCAGGAGTTTTCCATCACTCTGGCGGCGGCGATCATCGTCTCGCTGGTGGTGTCGCTGACCCTTACGCCGATGCTCTGCGCCCGCTGGCTCAAGCCGCACAAGGCCGAGCAGAGCCGCCTGCAGCGCTGGAGCGACAAGCTGCATCAGCGCATGGTTGCTGCCTATGACCGCAGCCTGGGCTGGGCTCTGCGCCACAAGCGCCTGACCCTGCTCAGCCTGCTGGCCACCATCGGCATCAACATCGCCCTGTACGTGGTAGTACCCAAAACGTTGATGCCCCAGCAGGATACCGGCCAGTTGATGGGCTTCATCCGTGGCGACGACGGCCTGTCGTTCAGCGTGATGCAGCCGAAGATGGAAATCTACCGCCGCGCCTTGCTGGCCGACCCTGCCGTGCAGAGCGTTGCCGGTTTCATCGGCGGCAACAGCGGTACCAACAACGCCTTTGTGCTGGTGCGCCTGAAACCGATCAGCGAGCGCAAGATCGATGCGCAGAAAGTGATCGAACGCCTGCGCAAGGAACTGCCCAAAGTGCCCGGCGGGCGCCTGTTCCTGATGGCTGACCAGGACCTGCAACTGGGTGGCGGTGGGCGTGACCAGACCTCTTCGCAGTACCTGTATACCCTGCAAAGCGGCGACCTTTCGGCATTGCGCGAATGGTTCCCCAAGGTGGTCGCTGCGCTGCGTGCACTGCCTGAGCTGACCGCCATCGACGCCCGTGATGGCGCCGGTACCCAGCAGGTGACGCTGGTGGTCGACCGTGACCAGGCCAAGCGCCTGGGCATCGACATGGACATGGTCACCGCAGTACTGAACAACGCCTACAGCCAGCGGCAGATCTCCACCATCTACGACAGCCTCAACCAATACCAGGTGGTGCTGGAGATCAACCCGAAATACGCCTGGGACCCGAGCACGCTCGAGCAAGTGCAGGTGATCACCGCCGACGGCGCCCGGGTGCCGCTGTCGACCATCGCTCACTACGAGAACAGCCTGGCCAACGACCGGGTCAGCCACGAAGGCCAGTTCGCTTCGGAAGACATCGCCTTCGACGTCGCCGAGGGCTATAGCCCCGACCAGGCCATGGCGGCGCTGGAACGCGCGGTGGCCAGGCTGGGCTTGCCCGAGGAGGTGATTGCCAAGCTCGGCGGCACTGCCGATGCCTTTGCCAAGACCCAGCAGGGCCAGCCATTCATGATCCTTGGCGCACTGCTGCTGGTGTACCTGGTGCTGGGCATTCTGTATGAAAGCTACATTCACCCGCTGACCATTCTCTCGACACTGCCTTCGGCGGGCGTCGGAGCCTTGCTGGCGCTGTACGTCACCGGTGGCGAGTTCAGCCTGATCTCGTTGCTGGGGCTGTTCCTGTTGATCGGGGTGGTGAAAAAAAATGCCATCCTGATGATCGACCTGGCCCTGCAACTGGAGCGCCATCATGGCTTTTCGCCGGAAGAGTCAATACGCCGGGCCTGCCTGCTGCGCCTGCGGCCGATCCTGATGACCACCCTGGCGGCGATCCTTGGCGCATTGCCATTGCTGTTGAGCCAGGCTGAGGGCGCAGAAATGCGTCAGCCGCTGGGCCTGACCATCATCGGGGGCCTGGTGTTCAGCCAGATCCTCACCCTTTATACGACGCCGGTGGTTTACCTGTACCTGGACCGCCTGCGCCACCGCTTCAACCGTTGGCGCGGCGTGCGCACCGACGCCGCCCTGGAAACCCCGCTATGA
- a CDS encoding MdtB/MuxB family multidrug efflux RND transporter permease subunit, whose amino-acid sequence MNLSRLFILRPVATTLSMLAIVLAGLIAYKLLPVSALPQVDYPTIRVMTLYPGASPQVMTSAVTAPLERQFGQMPGLEQMASTSSGGASVLTLRFNLDMNMDVAEQQVQAAINAASNLLPSDLPAPPVYNKVNPADTPVLTLAISSKTMPLPKLNDLVDTRVAQKLAQISGVGMVSIAGGQRQAVRIKVNVDALAANGLNLDDVRTLIGASNVNQPKGNFDGPTRVSMLDANDQLRSPEEYANLILAYNNGAPLRLKDVAEIVDGAENERLAAWANENHAVLLNIQRQPGANVIEVVDRIKGLLPSITDNLPAGLDVSVLTDRTQTIRAAVKDVQHELLIAIVLVVMVTFVFLRRFSATLIPSIAVPLSLIGTFGVMYLAGFSVNNLTLMALTIATGFVVDDAIVMLENISRHIEEGETPMQAALKGARQIGFTLISLTFSLIAVLIPLLFMADVVGRLFREFAITLAVAILISLVVSLTLTPMMCARLLKREPKEEEQGRFYRASGAWIDWLIKHYGSALQWVLKHQPLTLLVAVASLVLTVFLYMVVPKGFFPVQDTGVIQGISEAPQSTSFAAMSERQQALSKVILQDPAVQSLSSYIGVDGDNATLNSGRLLINLKPHGERDVSASEVISRLQPQVDRLVGIRLFMQPVQDLSIEDRVSRTQYQFSLSSPDADLLAQWSGKLVQALQPRPELADVASDLQDKGLQVYLVIDRDMASRLGISVSQITNALYDAFGQRQISTIYTQASQYRVVLQAKDAATIGPQALESIHVKATDGGQVRLSALARIDQRQAQLAISHIGQFPAVTLSFNLAHGASLGEAVQVIEQVQQDIGMPLGVQTRFQGAAEAFQASLSSTLLLILAAVVTMYIVLGVLYESYIHPVTILSTLPSAAVGALLALLISGNDLGMIAIIGIILLIGIVKKNAIMMIDFALEAERHQGMSPRDAIYQAALLRFRPILMTTLAALFGAVPLMLATGSGAELRQPLGLVMVGGLLVSQVLTLFTTPVIYLYFDRLARRWRPATDVKQAQA is encoded by the coding sequence ATGAACCTCTCGCGCCTGTTCATCCTGCGCCCGGTCGCCACCACGCTGAGCATGCTGGCCATCGTGCTGGCCGGCCTGATCGCCTACAAGTTGCTGCCGGTATCCGCCTTGCCACAGGTGGATTACCCGACCATTCGCGTCATGACCCTGTACCCCGGCGCCAGCCCGCAGGTGATGACCAGCGCCGTCACCGCGCCATTGGAGCGCCAGTTCGGCCAGATGCCGGGCCTGGAACAGATGGCCTCGACCAGTTCTGGCGGCGCGTCGGTGCTGACCCTGCGTTTCAACCTCGACATGAACATGGACGTTGCCGAGCAACAGGTGCAGGCCGCGATCAACGCCGCCAGCAACCTGCTGCCCAGCGACCTGCCGGCACCGCCGGTATACAACAAGGTCAACCCGGCCGACACTCCGGTGCTGACCCTGGCCATCTCCAGCAAGACCATGCCGCTGCCCAAGCTCAACGACCTGGTCGATACCCGCGTGGCGCAAAAGCTTGCGCAAATCAGCGGCGTGGGCATGGTCAGCATTGCCGGTGGCCAGCGCCAGGCGGTACGCATCAAGGTCAACGTCGACGCCCTGGCGGCCAACGGCTTGAATCTGGATGACGTGCGCACGCTGATCGGTGCTTCCAACGTCAACCAGCCCAAAGGCAACTTCGATGGCCCGACCCGGGTGTCGATGCTCGATGCCAACGACCAGCTGCGCTCTCCTGAGGAATACGCCAACCTGATCCTGGCCTACAACAACGGTGCGCCGCTGCGCCTGAAAGATGTGGCTGAAATCGTCGATGGCGCCGAAAACGAGCGGCTGGCCGCCTGGGCGAACGAAAACCATGCTGTGCTGCTGAACATCCAGCGTCAGCCGGGTGCCAACGTGATCGAAGTGGTCGACCGCATCAAGGGCCTGCTGCCGTCGATCACCGACAACCTGCCGGCCGGCCTCGATGTGTCGGTGCTGACCGACCGCACCCAGACCATTCGCGCCGCGGTCAAGGACGTGCAGCACGAGCTGCTGATCGCCATCGTTCTGGTGGTGATGGTCACCTTCGTCTTCTTGCGCCGCTTCAGCGCCACCCTCATTCCGTCGATTGCCGTGCCACTGTCGCTGATCGGGACGTTCGGGGTCATGTACCTGGCAGGGTTCTCGGTCAACAACCTGACACTCATGGCCCTGACCATCGCCACCGGCTTTGTGGTCGATGATGCCATCGTCATGCTGGAGAACATCTCCCGGCATATCGAAGAGGGCGAGACGCCCATGCAGGCGGCGCTCAAGGGCGCCCGGCAGATTGGCTTCACCCTGATTTCGCTGACCTTCTCGCTGATTGCGGTACTGATCCCGCTACTGTTCATGGCTGACGTGGTCGGACGCTTGTTCCGCGAGTTCGCCATCACGCTGGCAGTGGCTATCCTGATTTCCCTGGTGGTGTCCCTGACCCTGACACCGATGATGTGCGCGCGTCTGCTCAAGCGCGAGCCCAAGGAAGAAGAGCAAGGCCGCTTCTACCGTGCCAGTGGCGCCTGGATCGACTGGCTGATCAAGCACTACGGCAGTGCCCTGCAGTGGGTGCTCAAGCATCAGCCGCTGACCTTGCTGGTGGCGGTGGCCAGCCTGGTGCTCACGGTGTTTCTGTACATGGTCGTGCCCAAGGGCTTCTTCCCGGTGCAGGATACCGGGGTGATCCAGGGTATTTCCGAGGCGCCGCAGTCCACCTCGTTCGCCGCCATGAGCGAACGTCAGCAGGCCCTGAGCAAGGTCATCCTGCAAGACCCGGCCGTGCAAAGCCTGTCGTCCTACATTGGCGTAGACGGCGACAACGCCACGCTCAACAGCGGTCGCCTGCTGATCAACCTCAAGCCCCACGGCGAGCGCGATGTCAGCGCCAGCGAAGTGATCAGCCGCCTGCAGCCGCAAGTCGACCGGCTGGTGGGCATCCGCCTGTTCATGCAGCCGGTGCAAGACCTGAGCATCGAGGACCGGGTCAGCCGGACCCAGTACCAGTTCAGCCTGTCGTCACCGGACGCCGACCTGCTGGCGCAGTGGAGCGGCAAGCTGGTGCAGGCGCTGCAGCCGCGCCCGGAACTGGCCGATGTGGCCAGCGACCTGCAGGACAAGGGCTTGCAGGTGTACTTGGTAATCGACCGTGACATGGCCAGCCGCCTGGGGATCAGCGTGTCGCAGATCACCAATGCCCTGTACGACGCCTTCGGCCAGCGGCAGATTTCGACCATCTACACCCAGGCCAGCCAGTACCGCGTGGTGTTGCAGGCCAAGGACGCCGCCACGATCGGCCCGCAGGCGCTGGAATCGATTCACGTCAAGGCCACCGATGGCGGCCAGGTGCGCCTTTCGGCGCTGGCGCGGATCGACCAGCGTCAAGCCCAGCTGGCTATTTCCCACATCGGCCAGTTCCCGGCAGTGACCTTGTCGTTCAACCTGGCCCACGGCGCGTCGCTGGGCGAAGCCGTGCAGGTGATCGAGCAGGTGCAGCAGGACATCGGCATGCCGTTGGGTGTGCAAACCCGCTTCCAGGGTGCGGCCGAGGCCTTCCAGGCGTCGCTGTCGAGCACTTTGCTGCTGATTCTGGCGGCGGTGGTGACCATGTACATCGTGCTGGGGGTGCTGTACGAAAGCTACATCCACCCGGTCACCATCCTCTCGACCCTGCCGTCGGCGGCGGTCGGTGCCTTGCTGGCCTTGCTCATCAGCGGTAACGACCTGGGCATGATCGCCATCATCGGCATCATCCTGCTGATCGGTATCGTCAAGAAGAACGCGATCATGATGATCGACTTCGCCCTGGAGGCCGAGCGCCATCAGGGCATGAGCCCACGCGATGCCATCTACCAGGCGGCGCTGCTGCGCTTTAGGCCGATCCTGATGACCACCCTGGCCGCGCTGTTTGGCGCGGTGCCGCTGATGCTTGCCACCGGTTCCGGCGCCGAGCTGCGTCAGCCACTGGGCCTGGTGATGGTCGGCGGGCTGCTGGTCAGCCAGGTGCTGACGCTGTTCACCACCCCGGTCATCTACCTGTACTTCGATCGCCTGGCCCGCCGCTGGCGCCCGGCCACTGACGTGAAGCAGGCTCAGGCATGA
- a CDS encoding EAL domain-containing protein, whose product MLTGSYSSSLVLISLCVAILASYTALDLTGRIATAKGRAAYLWMGGGALAMGIGVWSMHFIGMLAFSLPIDLGYDLALTAFSLLIAVLSSGFALWLVSQPSLPALQLGFGALIMGAGIACMHYTGMAALRMLPGIDYDPTLFGASLLIAVGASAAALWIAFRLRAHTPYVRQIRGLAAVVMGFAIVGMHYTGMAAANFPEGSFCGALGGGLQGDSLVYLVLITTLAVLAVALLTSVLDARLEARTAELARSLTLANQELTQLALHDTLTDLPNRTLLADRIEQAIAKVAEQGGCFALMFIDLDGFKPVNDAFGHHIGDLLLKAVAARLRGHLHSQDTLARIGGDEFVLLVELQEPNDAMDVAVKQVNLVSRPFRVAEHDLQLSASLGIVLYPGNGQDQHELLRNADAAMYHAKSAGKNGYSFFDVSMNSNARQQLQLLQDLRLALEQRQFSLHYQPKFDAHTCQPIGAEALLRWEHPQQGLLLPDRFIGLAEKTGLIIPIGEWVLIEACRQMRQWLDQGHLGWRMAVNLSAIQFCHAGLVDSVARALQQNGLPANCLTLEITETTAMHDADASLTVLQRLSDMGVDLSIDDFGTGYSSLMYLKRLPANELKIDRGFVRDLEQDSDDAAIVSAIVALGQALGLRIVAEGVETDKQQDFLTRLGCDSLQGYLLGQPVPAEQFMSKLQAMGPELTAAG is encoded by the coding sequence ATGCTGACCGGTAGCTACTCTTCTTCGCTGGTGTTGATTTCGCTGTGCGTGGCGATCCTGGCATCCTATACCGCTCTTGACCTGACTGGCCGCATCGCCACGGCCAAGGGCCGCGCTGCCTACCTGTGGATGGGCGGCGGTGCGTTGGCCATGGGCATCGGCGTGTGGTCGATGCACTTCATTGGCATGCTTGCCTTCAGCTTGCCCATCGACTTGGGTTACGACCTGGCCCTGACCGCGTTCTCGCTGCTGATCGCTGTGCTTTCCTCGGGCTTTGCCCTGTGGCTGGTCAGCCAGCCGAGCCTGCCCGCGCTGCAGTTGGGGTTCGGCGCGCTGATCATGGGCGCCGGTATCGCCTGCATGCACTACACCGGCATGGCCGCGCTGCGCATGCTGCCGGGTATTGATTACGACCCGACGTTGTTTGGTGCTTCGCTGCTGATTGCCGTAGGCGCCTCGGCGGCAGCATTGTGGATCGCCTTCCGCCTGCGCGCACACACACCCTATGTACGGCAGATCCGTGGCCTGGCGGCAGTGGTGATGGGCTTTGCCATCGTTGGTATGCATTACACCGGCATGGCCGCGGCGAACTTCCCCGAGGGCAGCTTCTGCGGCGCGCTGGGGGGCGGTCTGCAGGGTGACAGTCTGGTTTACCTGGTGCTGATCACCACGCTGGCAGTTCTGGCAGTGGCGTTGCTGACTTCGGTGCTGGACGCGCGCCTGGAGGCACGTACTGCCGAGTTGGCCCGTTCGCTGACCTTGGCCAACCAGGAACTGACACAATTGGCCTTGCACGACACCCTCACCGATCTGCCAAACCGTACCCTGCTGGCCGATCGCATTGAGCAGGCTATCGCCAAAGTGGCGGAGCAGGGCGGCTGTTTTGCCCTGATGTTCATTGATCTGGACGGCTTCAAACCGGTCAACGATGCCTTTGGCCATCATATTGGTGACCTTCTGCTCAAGGCCGTGGCGGCCCGCCTGCGCGGCCACTTGCACAGCCAGGACACGCTGGCACGGATTGGTGGCGACGAGTTTGTTCTGCTGGTGGAACTGCAGGAACCGAACGATGCCATGGACGTGGCGGTCAAGCAGGTCAACCTGGTTTCCCGGCCTTTCCGCGTGGCCGAGCACGACCTGCAACTGTCGGCGAGCCTGGGCATCGTCCTGTACCCGGGCAACGGCCAGGACCAGCACGAGTTGCTGCGTAACGCCGACGCGGCCATGTACCATGCCAAGAGCGCTGGCAAGAACGGTTACAGCTTCTTCGATGTGTCGATGAACAGCAATGCTCGCCAGCAGTTGCAGTTGCTGCAGGACTTGCGTCTGGCGCTGGAGCAGCGCCAGTTCAGCTTGCATTACCAGCCCAAGTTCGACGCCCATACCTGCCAGCCGATTGGTGCCGAAGCGCTGCTGCGCTGGGAGCACCCGCAGCAAGGCCTGCTGCTGCCTGACCGCTTCATCGGCCTGGCGGAAAAGACCGGCCTGATCATCCCCATTGGCGAGTGGGTACTCATCGAGGCCTGCCGTCAGATGCGCCAGTGGCTGGACCAGGGCCACCTTGGCTGGCGCATGGCGGTGAACCTGTCGGCTATCCAGTTCTGCCACGCCGGCCTGGTCGACAGCGTGGCCCGCGCCCTGCAGCAGAACGGCTTGCCGGCCAACTGCCTGACACTGGAAATTACCGAAACCACCGCCATGCACGATGCCGACGCCAGCCTGACCGTGCTGCAGCGCCTGTCCGACATGGGCGTGGACTTGTCCATTGATGACTTTGGTACGGGCTATTCCAGCCTGATGTACCTAAAGCGCCTGCCAGCCAACGAGCTGAAAATCGACCGCGGTTTCGTGCGCGACCTGGAGCAGGACAGTGACGATGCAGCGATTGTTTCGGCAATCGTCGCACTGGGCCAGGCGTTGGGCCTGCGTATCGTTGCCGAGGGGGTTGAAACCGACAAGCAGCAGGACTTCCTGACCCGGCTGGGGTGTGATTCGTTGCAGGGCTACCTGCTGGGCCAGCCTGTGCCGGCCGAGCAGTTCATGAGCAAGTTGCAGGCCATGGGCCCGGAACTCACTGCTGCAGGCTAG
- a CDS encoding efflux transporter outer membrane subunit: protein MTFAQTPLHRALQALTRGRGSRLLSAGLCAALLSACTLSPDYHRPELNSTAAQFKHAEGWTQASPSDAIARGAWWEIYGDAGLNALVEELNRSNQTVAQSEAQYRQAQALVRSSRAALFPSLDLSASKNRSAQGTGSSSSSLSNNSSGIRNTYNAQLGVSWEIDLWGKLRETLNANEASAEASFADLASIRLSQQSELVQNYLQLRVIDEQKRLLEATVAAYERSLRMNENQYRAGVAGPDAVAQARTQLKSTQADLIDLIWQRAQFENAIAVLLGKVPADFALADSKAIPALPQIPVSLPSQLLERRPDIAAAERNVMAANANIGVSRAAYFPDLSLSMSGGYSSSSFSNWIELPNRYWSVGPQLALTLFDAGKRSAEVDRTVAVYDQTVAQYRQTVLDGFKEVENLLVQLKVYGDEARVRQEALDAARESLRLTENQYRAGLIGYLDVVNVQTTALSNERSVLNLLQGRLVASVQLVAALGGGWNAEQAFAEQK, encoded by the coding sequence ATGACTTTTGCCCAGACCCCACTTCACCGTGCCCTGCAAGCACTGACCCGTGGCCGTGGCTCGCGCCTGCTCAGCGCCGGGTTGTGCGCGGCCTTGCTCAGTGCCTGCACCCTGAGCCCCGACTATCACCGCCCCGAGCTGAACAGCACGGCGGCGCAGTTCAAGCATGCCGAAGGCTGGACCCAGGCCTCGCCCTCCGACGCCATCGCCCGCGGCGCCTGGTGGGAGATCTACGGTGATGCCGGGCTCAATGCGCTGGTCGAAGAGCTTAACCGCAGCAACCAGACTGTGGCGCAATCAGAAGCCCAGTACCGCCAGGCCCAGGCACTGGTGCGCAGCAGCCGCGCGGCGCTGTTCCCCAGCCTGGACCTGAGCGCCAGCAAGAACCGCTCGGCGCAGGGCACCGGCAGCTCCAGTTCCAGCCTGTCCAATAACAGCAGTGGCATTCGCAACACCTACAACGCGCAGTTGGGCGTGAGCTGGGAGATCGACCTGTGGGGCAAGCTGCGTGAAACCTTGAATGCCAACGAGGCCAGTGCCGAAGCCAGTTTCGCCGACCTTGCGTCGATCCGCCTGAGCCAGCAGTCGGAGCTGGTGCAGAACTACCTGCAATTGCGGGTTATCGATGAGCAGAAGCGCTTGCTGGAAGCCACCGTGGCGGCTTATGAACGCTCACTGCGAATGAACGAAAACCAGTACCGTGCCGGTGTCGCCGGCCCGGATGCCGTGGCCCAGGCCCGCACCCAGCTCAAAAGCACCCAGGCTGACCTGATCGACCTGATCTGGCAGCGTGCGCAGTTCGAAAATGCCATCGCCGTGCTGCTGGGCAAGGTTCCGGCCGACTTCGCCCTGGCCGACAGCAAGGCTATTCCCGCGTTGCCGCAAATACCGGTTTCGCTGCCTTCGCAACTGCTGGAGCGACGCCCGGACATCGCTGCAGCCGAACGCAACGTGATGGCGGCCAACGCCAACATCGGGGTGTCGCGGGCAGCCTACTTCCCGGACCTCAGCCTGAGCATGAGTGGCGGATATTCCAGCAGCAGCTTCAGCAACTGGATCGAGTTGCCCAACCGCTACTGGTCGGTAGGCCCGCAGTTGGCGCTGACCCTGTTCGACGCCGGCAAACGCAGCGCCGAGGTCGACCGCACGGTGGCCGTGTATGACCAGACGGTGGCGCAGTACCGCCAGACCGTGCTGGACGGCTTCAAGGAAGTGGAAAACCTGCTGGTTCAACTGAAAGTGTATGGCGATGAAGCCAGGGTGCGCCAAGAGGCGCTTGATGCCGCCCGTGAGTCGTTGCGTCTGACCGAGAACCAGTACCGCGCCGGGCTGATCGGCTATCTGGATGTGGTCAACGTGCAAACCACGGCGCTGAGCAACGAGCGCAGCGTGCTGAACCTGCTGCAAGGGCGCCTGGTGGCCAGTGTGCAACTGGTGGCTGCGTTGGGCGGCGGCTGGAATGCAGAGCAGGCGTTTGCCGAGCAGAAATGA